The nucleotide sequence GTCGGTGCCACGTTTAACGGAAGTGCCAGCTTCACGACGGGTGCCAAAGATGCTGACGGAAACGGGATCTTGTCGGCAACCGGCTCAGGGGGCGTCTACCAAGTGACCGTTCCCGGGGTCAACGATTCGTTCTCCGACGGATTCTTGTTCGGCATGGGGGCCGACAACGAAGACAACTACACGCGGACTCGTCCGATCGGCGACAACCAATGGGCCGTCCAGCACCGCGACAACGCCGCGGAGATCGGTGGTTCGGAAGGCGACGATTTCAATGTGTTGTACATCCCTCGCACCACGCGAGGCTTGATCGGCGGTGTCGTCGATGGCGACAGCACCGACACCAATTCAATGCTGGACGAGTTCGGTGATTTCACCCTGCTGCCGCAAGGCGACGGCTTGTACAAGCTGACCGTCCCAGGTCACGACATCACTTCCGGTGTCCTGATCATGGAAAACTATGACCTGACGGTCACCCAACCGCGGAACACCTACTTCACCTACGACGCCGACCCCAATGATCCGTCGTCGATCCTGATCCGCCAGTTTGCGTGGAACGGGAACACCGAAGAACGTTTGGACACGGACTTTGTGTTCTTCTTCATCCCGTTTGAAAACAACCTGGGTGTGACGTCGGATCTGGAGGTCACCAGTCTGGGGGCAACCACCGATGCACCGGGCGCGTTGGGTGGCCTGAGCGATGGGGGCGTTCCGGTCTCGGTCTATGCCGACGGATCGATCAACTACGACTTTGATTTGGCTGCGTTGGTCGAAGGCGACGTCCACACCGACACTTTCGTTTACGAAGCCAGCGACCCGGCGACCATGGAATCGGCCATCGGGACGGTTTCCGTGACGCTGCGTGGAACCAACGATGCCCCGATCGCCATCGGTGAATTGGCGGATCGCGACATCAACGAAGACGAAACCGAAGTGATCGACCTGGCGGCCATCTTCGATGACCTGGACAACGGCGATTCACTGACCTACTCGTTCAATCCTGGCATCGGCGGCCTGTTTTCTGGCGAAGTGGTCGGTGACACGTTGACCGTGACCCCGACGCCCGATGCATTCGGGTCCACGATCGTCTCGGTCACAGCGACCGATAGCACGGGCTTGACATTGACCTTGTCCGCATCGTTCAACCTGGTTCCCGTTGACAATGATGACGTGGTCGCTGTTGACGATGCGGCGGTGACCGACAATGTCACTCCGCTGGACATTGCGATCCTAGCCAACGATTACCACCCGGACACAACTCCGTTCTCGGTTGCCGCCGCTCACATCGGCGGAAACCCCGAAGCGACCGGCAACGGTGACACCGTTTGGACGGTGGATGCGACCACGACGGCCCCCAACGACCTGACGATCCAAAGCCCGGCCAACCGCGGTGACGTGGCGGTCGGACGTGGTGGCAGCGATCTGTCGCTGACCGATGGTGTCTTCTTGGGCACCGTTCGTGATAACACGGATCCGTTCCAGACGGTCAACGCCTATGCAGCCTTCAGCAGCTATGGCTTCGCTACCGACACCGGTGTCGGTGGTGGCGAGCGAAACTCACCCTTGCACGCCGCGTTCTTTCCGTTCGCGGAAGGTTGGACCAGCGGCCATGTGGGATCGGACGGCACATTGCTGGGCGGCGTCGGTGTCTCCCAAGCCAACGTGACCAAGTTGGGAACGGGTCTGTTTGAGATTTCGATCCCAGGTGTCACCAACGCATCGTTCGACGGCATGCTGTTTGCCATCGGTGGAAACAACGATGACAACATTGTTTCGGTCATGCCATCGGCGTTCGGCAACACCTGGCAGATCCGCCAGATGGACAGCGATAGCGACATCGACGGATTCGAAGACGATGCGTTCAGTTTCGTTTACATCCCGGCGTCGACCGCCGGATTGATCGGCGGTCGAACGCAGGAACAAGAAGGCTTTGTCAGCTTGGTCCAGTCGTTCGGGGGCGCGTCGCTCGACTTCAGTTCGCAATCCGGCGATTACTTGGTCAACATCCCGGGCTACACGCCCAATGACGGTGCGCTGATTGCCGTGTCCTCCGGTTCGGTGTTCTCCAGCATCGGCGGTGTCCCGACTCAGGTCCCGGCCAATCACCAAACCGTCGCCGTCGCCGATGGCAACAGTTTCCGCATTCAATTGAAGCAATCCGGCAACTATGCGATTCCTTTGACGGTCGAAGGCGTCGAGACCCCGGACGTCCAGTTCATCTTCTTGCCGTTCGACCAGCCACTTGAACGTGTCGAGAATCTCGACTTCAGCATGACGTCGTTTGACACGACGTCGGCACTGGGCGGAACGATCACGGCCGGTCCGGATGGATCTTTGCAATACGATCCGTCCACCGGCAACGCATCGATTACCGGGCTTGGCAATGGCGAATTTGTCGAAGACACCTTCACCTACACCGTCACCGATGGTCGTGGTGGGACATCGACCGCGACCGTCACGGTAACCGTTCAAGGCCCCAACCGCGATCCCGACGCTGTCGACGACACGGTCAACTTGAACGAGGAAAACAGCAAAGGTGCCGTCTTGACGGTCCTGGGCAATGACACCGACCCGGACGTCATCGACCTTCGTGGCCCGATCCAAGGCGTCGCCGCCGGTAACTTGTCGGTTGACGAGTCGAGCGTTTGGAGCGTCGCCCAAACCAGTGCAACCACCAACGCAATCACTCTGGGTGCCGGTGCGACTGGTGAAGTCGAAGTCCAAGTTGACGGCGGTGCGATCGCGCCAGCCAGCGGCATCACCCTGGCAACCATCCGCGAAAACCACGACGATGCGGGCCCCAACGCCAGCTTGGTGCAGGCCTTTGCGAACGGTTCGGGCGGCACGTCACTGGCGATCGAAGCCTTTGCGTCGGACACCAGCACCGATGCCGACGTATCGGTCGCATACTTCCCGTTTGCCGATGGTTGGGTCGGCGGACATGTGGATGCCGGTGGTGTCCTGACGTCCGGAAACGGACTGGTTGCGACCGACATCGTGCGTACCGGCGATGGACGCTATGAAGTCACCATCCCCGGTGTCACCGATTCCTCGATCGACGGCTTCTTGTTCGTCATCGGCAACGAAGACTCCGACAACGCAGTGTCGTCGCGAGCGATTTCCGGATCGGGCATGTACGAAGTCGCCGTGCGTGACAACCAACAGGATTTCGGGGACGGGGAAGACGGTGGTTTCAGTTTTCTGTTTGTTCCGCGCAACGCTGAAAACTTGGTCGCCGGGACCGTTGATGCCGGATCGGGCTTGGCCAATCCGGTCAGCCTTGCGATCGGCGACTTCACCCTGGAGCGTCAAGACGTCACCGATGGTGGCCAGCAGTGGAAGTTGACGATCCCAGGCCAGTCACCCGACACGGGCATGCTGGTTCTGGCGAATCAAGACAACAACGAATTGGAAGACAACTATCTGTCTTACGAGTCGGATGGCTCGGGCAGCTTCCTGATCCGCAACCACGACATGCCAGGCCTGGGTCGCCAGAGCCAGCCGTTCACGTTCATGTTCGTCCCGTTTGACGGCACCGCCAAGCCGGTCAGCCGTCCGGTTACCGGCCCACTGTCGATCCAATCGGTCGACGCGACGAGTGCCTTGGGTGCAAGCGTCACGATCAATGCCGATGGCACGCTGTTGTATCAACCGGGGACTCTGTTCGACGACTTGTACTCGGATGAATCGGTTGTCGACACCTTCAGCTACACGACCACCGACGGATTCGGCGGGTCCGATACGGCCACCGTTACGGTCAACATCAATGGCTTTGGCGAGGCTCCGGAGATCGACCTGGGGACAGGCCCGGCTTACTTCGGCATTGGCGATTCTCCCGTGGGCATCGCCCCCTTTGCTGACTTGGTTGAGATCGACGATGCCAACGTCGACGGCGCCGTCATCACGGTGGAAATCACCGGCGGCGGTGTTGCCACCGACGCACTGGCGATCCGGAACGAAGGGACGGGCCTGGGCCAATTTGGTGTTAGCGGTGGGGATATCACCTATGAAGGAACGATGATCGGATCCTTCACCGGTGGCGATGGCACCAACCCGCTGGTCATCACCCTGAACGCCTCGGCCAACGGTGCGATCACCGAACGATTGCTGCAGACGATCACGTTCAACAACACCGACAGTGAAATTCTGCCTGGTACTCGCGAGGTCACCTTTGGCTTGGTCGATGGCGGCGGACGAACCAAGGAACCGGCAACCGGCCAGGTGACACTTGGCTATCTGCGATCACGCGATTTCCAACAGGGAGTCGACTATGGGTTTGGCACCTACACCGCAGCTGCTGACGCCCAAATTCGTGAAGCCGACGCCGACAGCGTGATCGATCCTGCCGCCGATTTCCTGATCGACTTTGATACATCCGGGAACACCTCTCAGGCCGTATTGAAGTTCGAAGACATCTTTGGCGACGGACCTGGGCAGATTCCGCTGGGATCGATCATTACGTCGGCCACCTTGATCGTGGAAACCAATCCGAATACCACGAACGCTCCCGGCGATGGCGGCCGATTCTTCCGCATGCTCCAGGACTGGGACGATACAACGGCCACTTGGAATTCGTTCGGAAATGACGGACTGGTCAACCAAGCGATCGATGGCGGCGGAGTTCCCGACGGTATCGAAGCTCGTACCGAGTTTGAATCGCAAGTCGGAACCGCGTCGGGGTCAGGAGACAGTGGAACCGGCATATTGACGACAAGCGTTCTTCCGGACGTTCGTGCGTGGGCCGCCGGCGAGGCCAACTACGGCTGGGCAATCCTAGGTTGGGACGGAAGAACCGACGGATGGTTCTTTAGTTCATCCGAAGACGAAACACCACTGGCACGCCCCCGTTTGAGTATCGAGTGGCTGCCGGCCGATGCGGTCGACGTTGCCAGCTTCCAAGACGGCGTTGACGGATACGAGGGCACGGTCGACACCGAGATCGACAGCAATGGTGCGGATAGCGACCTGTCCGCCGCCACGACCCTGTTCATCGATTCGCCGAGCTCCGGTGCATTGATTCGTTTCGACGACATCATCGGCGAAGCGGTCGGCCAAATCCCCGCCGGATCACAGATCATCTCGGCTCGGCTTCGCACCGCTAGCACGACCAGCAACGCCCAAGGTGACGGCGGACGGTTCTATCCCATGCTGACCACTTGGTCGGACACCGACACGTACAACACGTTGGTCGACGGCGTCAGCACCGATGGAACCGAAGCATCCGACGTGTTCAATACCCAAGCCGGTTTTGAAAGCCGCAACCCGAACGTCCAAGGCGGATTCCATGACTGGGACGTGACCACGGATGTTCAAGCCTGGGTCAACGGAACGACCGACAACAACGGATGGTTCATCAACCACTGGGAAAGCGGCACCGACGGTTGGGGATTCCAATCATCGGAAGCATCCGAAATCACCGAACGCCCACGTCTGGAGATCTACTACACCGATGCACCGGCCGGCACGGCACCGCAGGTCGGCGATGTGGTCATCGCCGATGGCACCGACCAACGTTCGATGGTCAGCGAAGTCACGGTGTCGTTCGATCAAGACGTCAATGTTCAACCCGGTGCGTTTGAACTGGAGAAGCTTGGCGACGGTGGTGGCATGGTCGATGTGACCGCATCGGATGCCGTCTTCAACGCAGCGACTAGCCAGTGGGAAGTGATCCTGACCTTCGGTGGAAGCTTGGTGGAAGCCAACGCAACCAATTCGCTGACCGATGGTAACTATCGACTGACGATCAACCGCGAATTGATCACCGGCGTGACCGGTGGCATGTCGATGGCTGATGACCGCGTCGATGACTTCTTCCGGCAGTATGGAGATGTCGACGGACAACCGGGCGTCGGAATTGGTGACTTCGCTCAATTCCGTGCACTCTTTGGCACTCTCCCCTCTGCAGAGAATTACGACCCCAACCTCGATTTCGACGGTGGCGGTATCGGAATCAGTGATTTCGCACAGTTCCGTTCACGTTTCGGAACCATCGTGTGAACTCTTGGTGAATCTCCCTCGCTCCATCTTTCCAGGTGGAGCGAAATAACTAGCCTTTCAAACCAACCATCACGTTGATTACCTGGAATTACCATGAAGAAACTGTTTGCACTAACGACCTTCTTTGCCTTGTCCGTTCTTTCACAGCATGCTCACGCAATCGTCACCGTTAGCGTCGATGTCGACCCCACCACACCAGGCATCCAACGCGAGGCCTTCTTTGCTCCTGGCGAAGAAGTCTTTGCTGACTTTGTTTTGGAATTGAGTGCTGGCCAGGCTATCGCCGGGTACGGATTCGGTATTGTGATCGATGCAGACGAGCTTGAGGTGCGACAGGCTGCTGCCCAAGCGCCGGGTGCCCCATCCGCCCCCATCGATGGCTCCAACATTATTGTCAATGCAGGAACGAATCCGCAGGTTGGTGACAACACAACCCAGATTGATGGATTCGATTATTTGAATCTGTTTGGATCGTTCACCAGTGACTCGCCGGTCGTTGTTGGATCAGCCACTTTCGGATTCCTCGGATCCGGTGTGGATGGCAACTTCGACATCACAGCCGACTTCATCAATCCCACCCTGGACGGATTCCTTGATGGCAACGGATTTGTGATTGATTCTTCGCAAGTCATCTTCAACGGCGCCAGCGTAACCGCGGTTCCCGAACCGACGTCGTTGGCCGCGTTGGGTCTGATCAGCAGTGGCGTTGCCTATCGCATGCGTCGTCGTCGCAAGACGGCAGCCAAGAAGTAAAACGATCTAAGACTTCAACCGCGGATGATCGTCGGCTCGCAGCCGATAACCGCTCGCAACCCGACAAGGCGGAACTGGCCCTTAGTGACCAGTTCCGCTTTTTTCGTGCGCTCCCGCGGGTGATTCCACGCGAACGCTTGTTGGCATCGCGAATCTCTTTGAACGCATCACCGTGGGGTTCGTCGTCGGCGTCTGCGATTGAAAAATGGCCAATGACGTCGCACCGTTGAATCACCGCAGGTGCTTGCCCGGACGCGTGGTCGCATCAATACTGAGCTTGCCCCCGCCGGAGAGGAGTCCGCGGTGACGTCTGAGATGGCCGGCCCGTTCGTCAGCACGAAGATCCGGCGCAACCCCTACAGGGCCAACCCGCATTCGCCACTGGGGCCCCTTTTCCACTGGCCACGGCATGGCTTTGAATCAGACTGTTTCCCCATGAGTCGTCCGCTGTCGATCCCCGTCTCAAGTTCCGCCCCATCACCGCCCGAATCGCGGTTGGAAGCGGTCCTTGCTGCGCCGCTGGCACCATTGGCTTGTGCACTGGCTCTTTTAGCTGCCGCGTTGGTCAATCCGTTGGACGTGGGTTTCCGGAACGCGGCGGAGAGCGATTCGGTCGGCTTGGACTGGCAAGTCGCGCTCAAACTGGTCGTGTCGGGAATTGCCGGTGGCGTCGGCTTCCTGGGCTTTCTGACCAACTGGCGGGTCCGCGATGCATTGGCCCGTTTGCCCGGCATGTTCTTCGTCGCACTAGGATTCGTCTTCTTGGGGACGTCGTTGTTTGCCCTGGACGAGGTCGCCAATGTGTGCCGCGTCGCTGCCATGATCTATTGCATTTACGTTCTATTCATCCCGACCGCACTGTCATTCCTGTCATTGCGAACCATCGTGCTGATGGTCTTGACCGGTCTCGTCATGCACATGGTGGTGTCATGGTTTTTGTATTTGTTCGTCCCCGAGATTGGCGTCTTCGAAGAACGGCTGATCGGTGAAACCGTTGTCATGCGGATGTCGGGCACCGCACACCCGAACTCGGTCGGACGGGTCGCCGTGCTTGCGATTGTGATTTGCATCGCCTTGTTGCGTGGTGGTCGTGT is from Crateriforma conspicua and encodes:
- a CDS encoding DNRLRE domain-containing protein; this translates as MQGKTQRVLSRNKPSDSPNPIDSPSRPHSMSASQKPHVAKASRSRKENKKRSRRSRRSRSLLVQNLEDRQLMAANVMDDVIDSTELSSVNSEGLNVLINDSTGNEAQTVSAFNAEVDLTTLPDLAPVNDSDWFIPMRQDPNDPSKEIPQRSIFEGAVLFNDEREDVSNGGANNGDIDLLRDDDADFTNDHLLTNGNRLNPTTPGDRLDASEGMVIATLRSNDPVDASNVNLGVPQYASEGGGETWIAIAAGPENNGELSIDTSAAFFPYDAGWVGATFNGSASFTTGAKDADGNGILSATGSGGVYQVTVPGVNDSFSDGFLFGMGADNEDNYTRTRPIGDNQWAVQHRDNAAEIGGSEGDDFNVLYIPRTTRGLIGGVVDGDSTDTNSMLDEFGDFTLLPQGDGLYKLTVPGHDITSGVLIMENYDLTVTQPRNTYFTYDADPNDPSSILIRQFAWNGNTEERLDTDFVFFFIPFENNLGVTSDLEVTSLGATTDAPGALGGLSDGGVPVSVYADGSINYDFDLAALVEGDVHTDTFVYEASDPATMESAIGTVSVTLRGTNDAPIAIGELADRDINEDETEVIDLAAIFDDLDNGDSLTYSFNPGIGGLFSGEVVGDTLTVTPTPDAFGSTIVSVTATDSTGLTLTLSASFNLVPVDNDDVVAVDDAAVTDNVTPLDIAILANDYHPDTTPFSVAAAHIGGNPEATGNGDTVWTVDATTTAPNDLTIQSPANRGDVAVGRGGSDLSLTDGVFLGTVRDNTDPFQTVNAYAAFSSYGFATDTGVGGGERNSPLHAAFFPFAEGWTSGHVGSDGTLLGGVGVSQANVTKLGTGLFEISIPGVTNASFDGMLFAIGGNNDDNIVSVMPSAFGNTWQIRQMDSDSDIDGFEDDAFSFVYIPASTAGLIGGRTQEQEGFVSLVQSFGGASLDFSSQSGDYLVNIPGYTPNDGALIAVSSGSVFSSIGGVPTQVPANHQTVAVADGNSFRIQLKQSGNYAIPLTVEGVETPDVQFIFLPFDQPLERVENLDFSMTSFDTTSALGGTITAGPDGSLQYDPSTGNASITGLGNGEFVEDTFTYTVTDGRGGTSTATVTVTVQGPNRDPDAVDDTVNLNEENSKGAVLTVLGNDTDPDVIDLRGPIQGVAAGNLSVDESSVWSVAQTSATTNAITLGAGATGEVEVQVDGGAIAPASGITLATIRENHDDAGPNASLVQAFANGSGGTSLAIEAFASDTSTDADVSVAYFPFADGWVGGHVDAGGVLTSGNGLVATDIVRTGDGRYEVTIPGVTDSSIDGFLFVIGNEDSDNAVSSRAISGSGMYEVAVRDNQQDFGDGEDGGFSFLFVPRNAENLVAGTVDAGSGLANPVSLAIGDFTLERQDVTDGGQQWKLTIPGQSPDTGMLVLANQDNNELEDNYLSYESDGSGSFLIRNHDMPGLGRQSQPFTFMFVPFDGTAKPVSRPVTGPLSIQSVDATSALGASVTINADGTLLYQPGTLFDDLYSDESVVDTFSYTTTDGFGGSDTATVTVNINGFGEAPEIDLGTGPAYFGIGDSPVGIAPFADLVEIDDANVDGAVITVEITGGGVATDALAIRNEGTGLGQFGVSGGDITYEGTMIGSFTGGDGTNPLVITLNASANGAITERLLQTITFNNTDSEILPGTREVTFGLVDGGGRTKEPATGQVTLGYLRSRDFQQGVDYGFGTYTAAADAQIREADADSVIDPAADFLIDFDTSGNTSQAVLKFEDIFGDGPGQIPLGSIITSATLIVETNPNTTNAPGDGGRFFRMLQDWDDTTATWNSFGNDGLVNQAIDGGGVPDGIEARTEFESQVGTASGSGDSGTGILTTSVLPDVRAWAAGEANYGWAILGWDGRTDGWFFSSSEDETPLARPRLSIEWLPADAVDVASFQDGVDGYEGTVDTEIDSNGADSDLSAATTLFIDSPSSGALIRFDDIIGEAVGQIPAGSQIISARLRTASTTSNAQGDGGRFYPMLTTWSDTDTYNTLVDGVSTDGTEASDVFNTQAGFESRNPNVQGGFHDWDVTTDVQAWVNGTTDNNGWFINHWESGTDGWGFQSSEASEITERPRLEIYYTDAPAGTAPQVGDVVIADGTDQRSMVSEVTVSFDQDVNVQPGAFELEKLGDGGGMVDVTASDAVFNAATSQWEVILTFGGSLVEANATNSLTDGNYRLTINRELITGVTGGMSMADDRVDDFFRQYGDVDGQPGVGIGDFAQFRALFGTLPSAENYDPNLDFDGGGIGISDFAQFRSRFGTIV
- a CDS encoding PEP-CTERM sorting domain-containing protein (PEP-CTERM proteins occur, often in large numbers, in the proteomes of bacteria that also encode an exosortase, a predicted intramembrane cysteine proteinase. The presence of a PEP-CTERM domain at a protein's C-terminus predicts cleavage within the sorting domain, followed by covalent anchoring to some some component of the (usually Gram-negative) cell surface. Many PEP-CTERM proteins exhibit an unusual sequence composition that includes large numbers of potential glycosylation sites. Expression of one such protein has been shown restore the ability of a bacterium to form floc, a type of biofilm.) — protein: MKKLFALTTFFALSVLSQHAHAIVTVSVDVDPTTPGIQREAFFAPGEEVFADFVLELSAGQAIAGYGFGIVIDADELEVRQAAAQAPGAPSAPIDGSNIIVNAGTNPQVGDNTTQIDGFDYLNLFGSFTSDSPVVVGSATFGFLGSGVDGNFDITADFINPTLDGFLDGNGFVIDSSQVIFNGASVTAVPEPTSLAALGLISSGVAYRMRRRRKTAAKK